GCGCACACGCTGCACCTTGGCGTCCACGTCGGTGTAGTTCTCCAGCAGGTCCACCAGCGCCTGGGCGGTGGCGTGGGCGTTGCGGGCGGCTTCAGCGAACTTCGCGCTGAACTGGGGGTTTCTGGGCATGAATTTTGACAGCACCATGACAATCCTCTCCCATTCTCCGCCGGTCTGTCAGCCCCGTGTCAGGCGGCGGCAGGCGGAGCGGGAGGCCCCAGGCCAGGCGACCTCCCGTGCAGGTTCAGTGTAGGGCCTGGGGCCAGGCTCGGTCAGGCCGCCGGGACGGGGGAGAGGTGGACCCGGTTGCCGCCGCTCGCCCGGGCGCTGCTGAGGGCCTGCTGCGCGTCCGCGAGCAGGGCGCGGCCGTCCGGATGTCCGGCCCAGACGACCACGCCCACGCTCACGGTGGGCAGGACGCCGTCCAGGGGCCGGGAGGCGACGCGCAGCCGCAGCCGCTCGCAGGTGGTGCGGGCAAACCGGCCGTCGGGCACACGCATCAGCACCGCGAGGGTGTGGTCCCCCAGGCATCCGACCACGTCCCCCTCGCGGATGGCGGCACTGAGGGTGCGGGCCACGTGGGCACGCAGGGCCTGGGCAAAGGCGATCCCCCGTTCCTCTTCCACCTGCTCCAGACCGTCCACCGTCAGCACGGCGACCGTCAGGCCCGGGGCGTGCCGCGTCAGATGACGGTTGAGGACCCGTTCCAGTGCCCGGCGGGCAGGCAACCCGGTCAGGGCGTCGCGTTCCTGGTCGGGGATGCTGGCCCAGGCGCCCTGACGTGCCTGTGACGTGGCCCGGCGCGTCGCCACCTGCTGACACAGCAGCGCGGCTCCCCCCGCCAGCAGCAGTTGCAGCATGCTGTTGAGCAGCGCGCTTCCCTCGGCCCCGCGCGCGGGCAGCGGCCCCACGGCAAAGGCGGCGGTCAGCAGCAGCGTGGCGCCCAGGGCCGCGCGGCCCAGGACCCGGCCCCACTGCTCACCCAGCAGCCAACTGTGCATCAGCAGGAACAGCGGGAACCAGGGAACGATCCCCGCCGCCGCCCGGGTCCCGCCCCCCACCCCCGGCGCGAACAGCAGGAGCGCGAGCTGCCCCAGCATGAAGATCCAGCCCCCCACCAGCAGGAGCAGGTCCAGCACCCGCAGCGGGACGCGCTGCACCAGCGACAGCGCCAGCACCAGGCCCAGCAGGCCCGCCAGCAGGGGCGACGTGGCCGCGAAGGCGGCGGGCATCCCCAGTCCGGGCAGGGCCAGCGGCAGCAGCGTCCCCAGCAGCACGAGGGGCAGGACCAGTTGATAGACGTCCCGGCGGCCAGGTTCCCGCCGGAACACCCCGCGTCCGCGCCAGCCGTGGGCTGGGGGCAGGACCTCGGGGAGCGGCAGGAAGGAATCTCGCATACCCATGCAGGGAACCACGCTCCGCCTCACCGGAACCTGACACGCCCACGCCCCCGCCATAGGCGTTGACACCCTCCCCGCCCCCTGCTACATTGTCACCCGCTCGTCCGAGAGGGCGCAGCAGTGTGGTGCGCGGGAGTAGCTCAGCTGGTTAGAGCGCACGCCTGATAAGCGTGAGGTCGGCAGTTCAAGTCTGCCCTTCCGCACCAAGAGAAAACCCCGCCTGGCGCGGGGCTTTTTCATTTGTCAGAGGCGGCGCACCGCCCCAAATCGGCCTCCGTGGGCAACCGCGCTCTGGGGGTTGTGTCAGAGGGAGAGTGCGACCGTCAGGCCATACGTGTCAACTTTCCAAAGTCTAACTTTGGAGCCTGCAGGGCAAGACACTTCCAGCGACTGCTGAGAGGTGCGGTTTCGCATGGTCGCTCAATCTGGGACGTATTCGCCCGAGGGCATCTTCGGACTGTGTCTGGCAGGCACATTGATGCTGATCTGCGCCGGGTGCCTCAAGAGACGGTGGCAGGGAGTCAAGCATGCTCTTCGGCGCGTGGGTAGGCTGCCCACCCCGCCTGCCGCACGTGTCCCCCTTGGCTGGCCCGACCCTCGCGGTCCACCGAGACGACGAGGGCTTGCAGTTTCCCTTCCACCACACCCTGGCCAAACTGGGCGGCCAGAGCCGCGGTCGCCAGGTCGGTCGCCTCCTGGGGGCATGCCGGTCCACGCGCCTCTAATTCGCCTCGCATGGGTGTGCCCTGGCAGAACGCCACCGCAGGAACAAGCGGCGAATCCGCGCGACTGCGGGCGGTCAAGGGGGTGACGCTGGGTGTCTAAGTGAACCCCGCGCGGCCAAGATCCTGAGCGATGACCGCAGGATCGCAATACCCATGCGGAATACGGGTCATGAAGGGCGGGTGATCGTCCGGGAGGAGGTGCCTGACCGCCTGGAGGATGGTGTCGGTCAACTCGTTCTCTTCGATTCGGTCCCACACACTGAAGATGAACTGGCCGTGCGGACGAAGAACGCGCCTGGCCTCCGCAAAGGCCCTGACCTTATCCGGGAAGAACATGACCCCGAATTGGCAAACGACCACATCGAACGCCTCGTCGAGAAACGGGAGCTGCTGGGCGTCCGCCTGGCACCACTCCACGGGACGGACGGTCCCGGCCGCGGCGGCCTGATCGAGCATGGGCTGGCTGAGATCGGTGGCGACGATTGAGACTTCAGGGGGCAGGGTGTGAGCGAGTTGGCGGGTCACGACCCCCGTCCCCGCGGCGATTTCCAGGATGCTGGCTGGCTGTCGCCGTGTGACACGGGAGGCCAGATCAACGGCGTAGGGTTCGAAGATGAGCGGGACCAGGTACTGCGCATAAAACTGCGGAATGGAGCCTGCGAAGACGGAGCCGGTTTCGGGAGGATGCATGGTTCTCCTTGCCGTCCCGGGTTTCCACGCGAACTGCTTTCGGGGTGACCCCGTGGAACGTCGCCGGGGTGGACCACCCTGGAGCGCCCTGAAGGGAGCTTCAAGGGACAGGGTACTCCCAGCGGCAAGCCAACCGGCAAGGCCCTGTCACACGGGTCAAGGCTGTGGGTTAACTCCAAGTTGGCTCAATGTGGTTCGGCTCGAATTTGCAGCGTTGACACGTCAGGCACTCGAGCACTGCATAGGGACGAGCGAGGAGCTGGCGCCCGTGATGAATCTGTACGAGCTGTTGCGCCACGAGCTGCGGAAGAAGCGCGTTTCCTGGCTCAACGCTGATTCGAGACTGGATGTTTCGAGAACGTAGCCCACGCCTGTGGCTTCCGGCTCTCGTGCAACAGAACCGCTGTTAGCGTGGGGTATGTCCAGCGACCATGCTCCCGCCAGGCAACGGTTACGTGACCTGGGCATCGTGCCCGGTATCCTTCCGAGTGGTCCGCACAATGCCATCACCGACGTTCCTGATGTCCGGGTCGGCCATGAAACGGTCATCATCGACCCCAACATCAGGACGGGTGTGACGGCCATCCTGCCCCACCCCGGGAACCTGTTCGAGGAAAGGGTACCGGCCGGGGTCGCCGTCGGGAACGGCTTCGGGAAGTTCGTCGGGTTGACGCAGGTTCAGGAACTGGGGGAGCTCGAAACGCCGGTTCTTCTGACGAACACCTTGAGTGTCGCGCCCGTGATGCAGGGTTTGCTGGAGTGGACACTGGTCCGCAACCCGCAGGCGCGGAGCGTGAACGCTGTGGTGGGCGAAACGAACGATGGGGTCGTCAACGATATCCGGGCGCGCGTCCTGACCCCCGAGCATGCTCTCCGGGCACTCGACGCCGCACGGGAAGGTCCCGTCCCGGAAGGCTGCGTCGGAGCGGGAACGGGAACGGTCGCGTTCGGCTGGAAGGGCGGCATGGGCACCAGTTCGCGCGTGCTGCCCCCCACGCTGGGAGGCTACACGGTCGGCGTGCTGGCGCAGGTGAACTTCGGGGGCGTTTTGCAGGTTTCCGGTCTTCCGGTCGGACAGTTGGCGGGGCAGTACTACCTGCGTGAAGCCCTGGACCGGGGTGATGCGGACGGCTCGGTGGTGTTCATCATCGCGACGGACGCACCCCTCTCGGACCGCAACCTGCGCCGCCTGGCCGTGCGGTCCTTCCTGGGGCTGGGCCGCACGGGCTCCGCCATGACCAACGGCAGCGGGGATTACGCCCTGGCTTTCTCCACGGCCCTCCCGGTGCGGCGCACGCCCGAGCGGCGTTCTGCCACCTGGACGCCACTGGACCTTCCCAACGACCTGGTTTCGCCGCTGTTCCAGGCGGTGATCGAGGGGGCGGAGGAAGCCGTCCTGAACGCCCTGTGCATGGCCGAACCTATGGAAACCTATGATGGCCGCCGCATCGAGGCGCTGCCGCTCGACCTGCTCGTTGACGCCTGGGCGGCCGCCTCGAGGGACGAGCCGCCCGGGCGCAGGGCAGGGCCACGCCCTGGAGTCTAATAGCGGCGTGTCCCTGACTTACCACACGCCTGGCCTGGTGATGACCGACCGGGAATTCGAAGTTCCGCTTGACCATGCCCGCCCGGACGGGCCGACCATCACGGTGTTCGCCCGTGAGGTCGCCCGGCCCGAGGGGCTGGAGCGGCCCTACCTGGTGTTCTTTCAGGGGGGACCCGGCTCGGAAGCGCCGCGGCCCCTCACCGCGCAGCAGCCCGCGTGGCTGCCGCGTGCCCTACAGGACTTCCGGGTCCTGCTGCTGGATCAGCGCGGCACCGGTCGGTCCACGCCGGTCGGGACCCTCCCGGGCTGGACGCCTGAGGCACAGGCTGCCTACCTGAAGTGCTTCCGGGCCGACGCCATCGTGCGCGACGCGGAGTTTATCCGTCAGGCCTTGGGCGTGGAACGGTGGAGTGTGCTGGGGCAGAGTTTCGGTGGGTTCTGCGTGACGACCTACCTGTCCATCGCCCCGGAGGGCCTGGCGGAAGCACTGATCACGGGCGGCCTGCCCGCCCTCGGGCATCACCCGGATGAGGTGTACCGCGCCACCTACGCCCGGGTGCTGGAACGCAACCGCCGGTTCTATGCGCGGTACCCTCAGGACCTGGACCGGGTGCGGGCACTGGTGGGCCGACTGGAGCAGGAGGACGTGCGCCTGCCGAACGGGGACCGACTGACCCCCCGCCGTTTCCGGCAACTGGGGCAGATTCTCGGTATGAGCGACGGGCTGGAGAAACTGCATTTTCTGCTGGACCTGCCGTTCGGCTCCCCGGCGTTCCTGCACGACGTGGCGGGCACGCTGTCCTTCGCCCGCAACCCGCTTTATGCCGTGCTGCATGAGGCCTGCTGGGCGGACGGCAGCACGACGAACTGGTCGGCGCAACGGGTGCGGAAGAGTTCGGCGCGCCGGAGCTGTTCACCGGAGAGATGGTGTTTCCCTGGATGTTCGAGGAGTACGCCGCCCTGCGCCCGCTGCGTGACGCGGCGGAACTCCTGGCCGCCGAACCGTGGGGCCCGCTGTACGACGCGATGCGCCTGCGGGAGAACACCGTCCCTGTCGCGGCCGCCGTGTACGCCGAGGACATGTACGTCGAGCGGGCCTTCTCGGAGGAGACGGCCGGTCTGATTCGCGGCGCGCGGGTCTGGCTGACGAACGAGTTCGAACACGACGGCCTGCGGACCAGCGGAGAGCGGGTGCTGGGCCGCCTGCTGGACATGGTGCGGGGCCGGGTCTGACCCTCACCGCCGCCTGCGGGCACGTTGGGGGCCAACGCGGCCTGCCCCGGTGCCCGCTGGCGTCGGAGCCACGCCCACCTTCCCCTTCCGGCTTTCGCGGGGCCGCCCACCCTGCTCCTTCAAGGTGCCTTTCTGGGTTGCGGTCTGATTGCCGGGCTGCCCCGGCGAACGCCCCGGCTGGGTTCGCCCCTGGCCCTGCTTTTGCTGGATGGCCGGGTCGATCCGGCCCTCCTCGGGGGTCGGGGCGGGCCGGATCGCCTCCGGTAGCCTCCGGCGCACCGTCTGCCACAAGGCACGCTGTTCGGGGACGAGCAGCACGAGGTTGACCCCCTTTCGCCCCGCGCGGGCGGTGCGGCCCGAGCGGTGGACGTGGTCTTCCGGGGTGGCCGCGATATCCATGTGGATGACCAGCCGCACTTCCGGCAGGTCGATCCCACGCCCGGCGATGTCGGTGGCCACCAGCACCCGGGAGACCCCCTCGCGCAGCAGGCCCATGGTCCGCTCGCGCTTCTTCTGGTCCATGTTGCCTTCCAGGGGGCTGACGGTTTCTTCGGGCAGCAGCGCCGCGAGCTGCTTGGCCCGCCGCTGCACCGACGACTTGGTGCGGCAGAAGACCACCACGCAGCCCCCGGGGTTCCGCAGCGCCTCCCTGATCTGCTCCGCCGCCACGTCCATGAGTTCCTCGCGGCCCGTATTGATAAGCAGGTGCGTCGCGTCCGTGGCCCCGCCCAGGATGTCCTGCTGCTGCGGGGTGTCCGCCTGCTGGGCGGGAGCGACGTCAATGCGTTCCGGGTGCCGCATGAAGCGTTCGGCGACCGCGCGAATCTCGGCGGGGAAGGTGGCTGAGGCCATCGCCAGTTGCAGCTTCCGGTCACCGGGCGCCGCCTGCACCTGCTGCTGCGCGGCGCGGAGAATGTCCCCCACGTCCCTCAGGAACCCCAGGGACAGCAGCTCGTCGGCCTCGTCCAGCACCGCGTAACGCAGGGCGGCGAGATTCAGCTCCCCCTGGTTGATCAGGTCTTTGAGGCGCCCGGGCGTGCCCACGATGACGCCCTTGCCGCTGGCCTCGCGGCGGGTCTGCGCCGGGGTGATGCCGCCCGTGATGCGTCCGGCGGTCATGCCCAGCTCGCGGGCCACGTCGCGCACCTGCACTGCGAGTTCGCGCGTGGGCGTCACGATCAGCACCTCCGGGCGCATGCCGGACACCGCCCGGACGCCAATACCGCGCGCAGCCGCCGGGATCAGGAAGGCCAGGGTCTTGCCGCTCCCTGTCCGTGCCGTGGTGATGACGTCCCGCCCGGCCAGGAGCGCCGGGACAGCAGCGGCCTGTACGGGCGTCGGTGTGCGCCCCCCCAGCAGCGCGTGCCAGTCCTGTTCGGTGGACGCCTGCGGGCCAGGCAGTGGGTTGCCCGCGGAATGCTGATCCCGGCCTCCCCGGCGTCTGGAGGCAGGGCTGGCTGGGGACTGGGGAGGTTGCGGCGTGGTGCGGTCAGATTTTGGAGTCATGTCATTCCTGTCTACGGCACCCGGGAAGGGCACCGTGATTGCTGGGTAGAAGGTTCTGGGCGGCACTCATCGCCTCACCACTTCCTGGGCGGCCCGCGTTCAGGACCAACCTGCAACGCCCACCATCATGCCTGAATTGACCGGGATGAACACCGCCGGGGCACGGTTTCTCACTTCAGCGCGAGGCACGGCCAGCGTATCTTTGGGGGCGACCTTCTGAACAGCTTAAAGGACACATCGTCCGCACGCGATAGATACAGCCTTGGATGCCCAGCTCCGGGGGTGAGGAAGCGAATTCGCAGGCGGGTCGGAACAGGTTCGGTGCATCCGGTTCGGTCGAAGGGCAGGATCACGGTATGGCGAGGCCTCACGAGTTACCAGGACCCGGTGACCGGGCAGCAGCGCCGGAAGTCGGTCACCCGCAAGACGAGAGCCGAAACGGTCCGGGCCCTGAAAGCCCTTCTTGCCACCTTGCCGAAAGTGCCCCAGGCTGGAAGTCAAGGCGCTGCCGCCCGCCACAGACCAGGGAAGCGTGCTGGCGTTTCTCCACCGCTGGCTGGCCTTCAAGACCCGCGAGGTTCGCCTGACCACCCTCCGCTCCTACACCCAGACGCTGTGCCCTATCGCCCCACAGATAGGTCATCGCCCCCTTGCCGAATTGACGGTCCTCCAGTAGAGGAGGCTGTCAGCGCGCTACTGGCGGGGGCCGCTCACTCAAGACTACGGCCGCCGCCCTGCATACCCTGCGCATGGCGCTGCGACAGGGCCTCCGCTGGGGCGTGCTGGAGCGCAGCGTCGCGGAGCAGGTGCGGCGGATGAGGACGCCTAAGCCGGAGCTGGAGGTGTGGACACCGCAGCAGGCGCGCGCATTCCTTGCGGTGGCCGAGGGGGCACCGTCTCTACCCGCTGTTCGCGCTGGCGCTCAGCACGGCGTGGCACATTTCTGCCTGCTCCCAACTTTTTGCGTCTGTCGTAAAGATGAGTTTGTTTTTGACCCTCTCCTCTGGTGGGGCTTGCAAAGCTGCGAAGCAGAGAGGGCCTGGCGAAGCAAGGGGTGAGGGGGTCTTTTTGACCAATGCTCTAGTACATGTTCCCGACAACCCTCAGTTCAGATACGGCTCATACCGACTTGCGGCGATGAACGGACATCCGGCGCTTTTCCATAACGTCGGGAAGCAGGGCAAATTGGTATGAGGCGCCGCTTTTCAGCTACGGTTTCTCCCACTCCACCACCCGCCGTCCCTGGCGGTAGCTGTAGAACTGCCCCATCAGCAGAAACACGTTCATGATGGCCGCCGATAGGATGCGTTCGCACACCCCGTAGAACTTGCCGAGGGCCGAGTGCGGCGCGTCCGGGCTCAGCAGCAGCACCACCCCCAGCGTGAGCACCACCACCGTCGCCGTGATGTTCACCGAATAGATGTGCTCGCGGTAAAAGCCCTGCCACAGCTGGTGCCGCAGGGGCAGGATGCGGCCGGTGGTCAGGTCGGTGCGCTCGCCGTGCACGTCCAGCAGCACGAAACAGCGGGTGTGCGGCGTGATCACGAACTGCTCCTGCGCGTCCAGCAGGCGGCGCAGGAACCACTCGCTGGTGCTCTGGATGTCGGTCAGGTAACGCCCGAAGATGCGGAAGCTGACCTCGTTCGCCTCCGGATGAATGCTGATCAGGCACTCGTTGGGGCTGGGGCGGTCCACGTCCTCGAACAGAAAGAGTTGCCCCGACAGCACCCGCGCCCGCAACTCCGGGTTCAGGCGTTCCACGACGGCCTGCATCCGCTCGGTGAACTCGCCCGTTTCCGTGCGGTGCGGCAGGAACGTCAGCGTGGGCAGCAGCTCGCGCCAGAACGCCTCGGTCTGGACCAGCCGCAGGTTCCGCGTGTGTACGGTGGTCATGGAGCGCAGGAAGGTGGGAACAGGCGCGGTCATTCAGTCGCCGTCCAGCACGCCCTGACGCACCTGCCGGAGTTCAAACCCGTCTCCGGCCCGCGAGAAGATCAGCGCGGAGGAGAAATCGCCGTCGGGCCACTGCCTTCCAGCGGCAGGGATGTCGCTCACGCTCAGCGCCTCCGCCAGGGCCGCCACCATCGGCGGGATGTTGAAGTGCTCCCAGCAGACCAGCACGTCCTGACCGGCGTCCTTCAGCACATGCGCCGTCGCCAGCGCCGCCCCCTCCGTCTTCAGCAGCGGCGCGTGAATGTCCAGCCCCAGCCGCCACGAGAGCGGCGTGATCGTCTCGCGCGAGCGGTGGTGCTGGCCCGCAGGGTCGCCGTGGTAGCCGCAGGCATACAGGACGGTGGGCCGCGTGAACGGCGCGCGCACCCGCTCCGCGCCGAGCAGCGCCGCCAGCCCCCCGGCCCGCTGCCAGCCCCGGGGCGTCAGGGAATCGGGCCGCGCCTCGCCGCGCTCATTGACGCCACGGGCGGAATCTTTCGCGCCGGTGGGCTTCTCGCCATGCCGGATGACGGTGATGCTCTGGGGAAAGGAGGTCACGTCTGTATTGTGCTGGTTACCGGAGCCGCTTTCACTCCAGACTCATCATCCGGCTAAGCTCTTCCTATGCCCAATCCCCGCGTTCACGCCGTGGCCGCCCGGTTCCCCGGAAGAGTGGTGGTCGAGCGAACGTTCAGGGACGATCCGGGGGCCGTTCCGCCACTGCCTCCGGCGCGGGAGGTGGCGCCCCTTTTCCGCCTGCCAGCCTGCGTGAGCTTCGCCCGGCATCGGCGCGCGCAGCCGGGGGGTGGGCGGTGAGTCCGGCTCCCGAAACCGACCGCTTCCTGCGCGGCTCGCACGGTGCGGTCGCCTGGGTGGCCGACCGTCCGGCGCTGCTGTACCTGCTCGCGCTGGTGCCGCCGGGGCTGCTGACGCTGGGCGGCTCCGGGGTGCTGCACAGCTTCGTGCAGACCTCCCTGAGCGCGATGCCGGGGGTGGCCTTCGCGGTGTTCGGGGCGGTCATCACCGCCCTGTCCATCCTCACCACGCTCAAGTCCACGCCGTTTTTCCGCAGGCTTCAGGACGACAAGAACCGGGTCTGGCAGCGCATCGTCCAGAACTTTATTCAGGCCGCCCTGGTCGTCGCGGCGCTGGGGGTGCTCGCCCTCTTCTTCTCGCCGGACAGTTTCTCGCGGCTGGCGCCCCGGGTCAGGCAGGGGGTGGCCTTCGGCTACTTTTTCCTGTTCAGCGCCTCGGTGCTGTTTCTCGTGGTCTCGCTGTACCACCTGCGACTGATGGCGAACGCGCCAGTCGCGCATGACGAACAGGGCGGAAGCTGAAGGGTGGACCGCTCAACTGCGTCTCATGGCCACTCTGGCAACGGTGGTGGCAAGTTATTGGCTTCAAGGAAGCAGGGGAGCCTCAGGAAGACCGGAGGCCTGAACTTCAGGCTCTGGTGAGTGGCTCGCGAAGAATCATCTTCATGGGCGTTGCCAGCCTTGTCGGTGAAGGCGTACCCTTCAGTGACGGCGCTGCCCGTGCAGGCGTCGTCAGATCAGGAAGACCCTTTGTCCGGCGGTTCGGCCCTTCGCGCTTCGATCCTGCTGTTTTCATTTGCCCCGAGGGAATCCGTGGAGTCTTCATGAGCGAGCATCCTCCACCGCAAGAAGCGCGTTGGCCGGACGGTACG
The window above is part of the Deinococcus metallilatus genome. Proteins encoded here:
- a CDS encoding DEAD/DEAH box helicase is translated as MTPKSDRTTPQPPQSPASPASRRRGGRDQHSAGNPLPGPQASTEQDWHALLGGRTPTPVQAAAVPALLAGRDVITTARTGSGKTLAFLIPAAARGIGVRAVSGMRPEVLIVTPTRELAVQVRDVARELGMTAGRITGGITPAQTRREASGKGVIVGTPGRLKDLINQGELNLAALRYAVLDEADELLSLGFLRDVGDILRAAQQQVQAAPGDRKLQLAMASATFPAEIRAVAERFMRHPERIDVAPAQQADTPQQQDILGGATDATHLLINTGREELMDVAAEQIREALRNPGGCVVVFCRTKSSVQRRAKQLAALLPEETVSPLEGNMDQKKRERTMGLLREGVSRVLVATDIAGRGIDLPEVRLVIHMDIAATPEDHVHRSGRTARAGRKGVNLVLLVPEQRALWQTVRRRLPEAIRPAPTPEEGRIDPAIQQKQGQGRTQPGRSPGQPGNQTATQKGTLKEQGGRPRESRKGKVGVAPTPAGTGAGRVGPQRARRRR
- a CDS encoding class I SAM-dependent methyltransferase; amino-acid sequence: MHPPETGSVFAGSIPQFYAQYLVPLIFEPYAVDLASRVTRRQPASILEIAAGTGVVTRQLAHTLPPEVSIVATDLSQPMLDQAAAAGTVRPVEWCQADAQQLPFLDEAFDVVVCQFGVMFFPDKVRAFAEARRVLRPHGQFIFSVWDRIEENELTDTILQAVRHLLPDDHPPFMTRIPHGYCDPAVIAQDLGRAGFT
- a CDS encoding GGDEF domain-containing protein; amino-acid sequence: MRDSFLPLPEVLPPAHGWRGRGVFRREPGRRDVYQLVLPLVLLGTLLPLALPGLGMPAAFAATSPLLAGLLGLVLALSLVQRVPLRVLDLLLLVGGWIFMLGQLALLLFAPGVGGGTRAAAGIVPWFPLFLLMHSWLLGEQWGRVLGRAALGATLLLTAAFAVGPLPARGAEGSALLNSMLQLLLAGGAALLCQQVATRRATSQARQGAWASIPDQERDALTGLPARRALERVLNRHLTRHAPGLTVAVLTVDGLEQVEEERGIAFAQALRAHVARTLSAAIREGDVVGCLGDHTLAVLMRVPDGRFARTTCERLRLRVASRPLDGVLPTVSVGVVVWAGHPDGRALLADAQQALSSARASGGNRVHLSPVPAA
- a CDS encoding P1 family peptidase, translated to MSSDHAPARQRLRDLGIVPGILPSGPHNAITDVPDVRVGHETVIIDPNIRTGVTAILPHPGNLFEERVPAGVAVGNGFGKFVGLTQVQELGELETPVLLTNTLSVAPVMQGLLEWTLVRNPQARSVNAVVGETNDGVVNDIRARVLTPEHALRALDAAREGPVPEGCVGAGTGTVAFGWKGGMGTSSRVLPPTLGGYTVGVLAQVNFGGVLQVSGLPVGQLAGQYYLREALDRGDADGSVVFIIATDAPLSDRNLRRLAVRSFLGLGRTGSAMTNGSGDYALAFSTALPVRRTPERRSATWTPLDLPNDLVSPLFQAVIEGAEEAVLNALCMAEPMETYDGRRIEALPLDLLVDAWAAASRDEPPGRRAGPRPGV
- a CDS encoding alpha/beta fold hydrolase, whose amino-acid sequence is MSLTYHTPGLVMTDREFEVPLDHARPDGPTITVFAREVARPEGLERPYLVFFQGGPGSEAPRPLTAQQPAWLPRALQDFRVLLLDQRGTGRSTPVGTLPGWTPEAQAAYLKCFRADAIVRDAEFIRQALGVERWSVLGQSFGGFCVTTYLSIAPEGLAEALITGGLPALGHHPDEVYRATYARVLERNRRFYARYPQDLDRVRALVGRLEQEDVRLPNGDRLTPRRFRQLGQILGMSDGLEKLHFLLDLPFGSPAFLHDVAGTLSFARNPLYAVLHEACWADGSTTNWSAQRVRKSSARRSCSPERWCFPGCSRSTPPCARCVTRRNSWPPNRGARCTTRCACGRTPSLSRPPCTPRTCTSSGPSRRRRPV